One region of Trinickia violacea genomic DNA includes:
- a CDS encoding DUF2288 domain-containing protein, whose translation MTSPDTSGAGAHSPLYMKLLAETAKIGWSELERFFARGVLLRVARDLDLVSVAEAIANDDTTQVAQWLAAGLVERVQTETATDFSARDPDLWAVVVSPWVCVQERG comes from the coding sequence ATGACTTCCCCCGATACATCCGGCGCGGGCGCCCATAGCCCGCTCTACATGAAGCTGCTCGCCGAAACCGCCAAGATCGGCTGGTCCGAGCTCGAACGGTTCTTCGCGCGCGGCGTGCTGCTGCGCGTGGCGCGCGACCTCGATCTGGTGAGCGTGGCCGAAGCCATCGCCAACGACGACACCACGCAAGTCGCGCAGTGGCTGGCCGCCGGGCTCGTCGAGCGCGTGCAGACCGAGACCGCCACCGATTTCTCGGCGCGCGACCCTGACCTGTGGGCGGTCGTCGTGTCGCCGTGGGTGTGCGTGCAGGAACGCGGCTAG
- a CDS encoding MATE family efflux transporter yields MADHAAHTLPTRWHRRVLTLAFPIVLANLTQPLLSAVDTAVAGHLDGAAYLGGVALGGLFFSFVFWSFGFLRMGTTGLVAQAFGAQDHAGLRSNVVRALMLAFAIGAAVLALQTPLIRYALAALGGSDAVRENAAAYCHARIWAAPLALANYVVLGYLLGAQRVRLALITQVFINAVNIVAVLLYVYAFDWGVAGMGAATATADACGFVLGAFILWQLRPRGLPALDAASLLDTATLKRLVAINRDIFIRTLCLLASFGWFAHVGAQEGDATLAANALLLNFQTFMAFGLDGFAHAAEALVGAALGARNRDAFRKAVKVTLLWSVLGALAFSLVYWGAGVWIIERLTDQAPVRAAAERYLPWAALSPVISVWSFLLDGVFIGATQTRDMMKSMAMSFAMFMTASWLLAGPLGNHGLWLALTIFMAARGVTLAAYLPRLSTYFGEMRSQNLPAAT; encoded by the coding sequence GTGGCGGACCACGCCGCTCACACGTTGCCGACACGCTGGCATCGCCGCGTGCTGACGCTCGCGTTCCCGATCGTTCTCGCGAATCTCACGCAGCCGCTGTTGTCGGCCGTCGATACCGCCGTCGCCGGGCATCTGGACGGCGCCGCCTATCTCGGCGGCGTGGCGCTCGGCGGGCTCTTTTTCAGCTTCGTGTTCTGGAGTTTCGGCTTTCTGCGGATGGGTACGACCGGGCTCGTCGCGCAGGCGTTCGGCGCGCAAGACCACGCCGGGCTGCGCTCGAACGTCGTGCGCGCGCTCATGCTCGCGTTCGCGATCGGCGCCGCCGTGCTCGCGCTGCAAACGCCGCTGATCCGCTATGCGCTCGCCGCGCTCGGCGGCAGCGATGCCGTGCGTGAAAACGCCGCCGCCTATTGCCACGCGCGCATCTGGGCCGCGCCGCTCGCGCTGGCGAACTACGTCGTGCTCGGCTACCTGCTCGGCGCGCAGCGCGTGCGTCTGGCGCTGATCACGCAAGTCTTCATCAACGCCGTCAACATCGTCGCCGTGCTGCTGTACGTGTACGCGTTCGACTGGGGCGTCGCGGGCATGGGCGCGGCCACGGCGACCGCCGACGCCTGCGGCTTCGTGCTCGGCGCGTTCATCCTGTGGCAGTTGCGCCCGCGCGGCTTGCCCGCGCTCGACGCCGCGTCGCTGCTGGACACGGCCACGCTCAAGCGTCTCGTCGCGATCAACCGCGACATCTTCATTCGCACGCTGTGCCTGCTCGCGTCGTTCGGCTGGTTCGCGCACGTCGGCGCCCAGGAAGGCGACGCGACGCTCGCCGCGAACGCGCTGCTGCTCAACTTCCAGACCTTCATGGCGTTCGGACTCGACGGCTTCGCGCACGCCGCCGAAGCGCTCGTCGGCGCGGCGCTCGGCGCAAGGAATCGCGACGCGTTCAGGAAGGCGGTCAAGGTCACGCTGTTGTGGTCGGTGCTCGGCGCGCTCGCGTTCTCGCTCGTTTATTGGGGCGCGGGCGTGTGGATCATCGAGCGGCTGACCGATCAGGCCCCCGTGCGCGCCGCCGCCGAGCGCTATCTGCCGTGGGCGGCGCTCTCGCCCGTGATCTCGGTGTGGAGCTTCTTGCTTGACGGCGTGTTCATCGGCGCCACGCAAACGCGCGACATGATGAAATCGATGGCGATGTCGTTCGCGATGTTCATGACCGCGTCGTGGCTGCTCGCCGGGCCGCTCGGCAACCACGGCCTGTGGCTCGCGCTCACGATCTTCATGGCCGCCCGCGGCGTGACGCTCGCCGCCTATTTGCCGCGTCTTTCCACCTATTTCGGCGAGATGCGCTCACAGAATCTGCCGGCCGCGACCTGA